A region of Photobacterium sanguinicancri DNA encodes the following proteins:
- the apbC gene encoding iron-sulfur cluster carrier protein ApbC codes for MAGNEAAMPFESIADISRWLNHFEHPWLPHEWADTPNIISVSAEGGVTITLPFASASIIELLQHWIVTQQQLHHLAPNVAFTVTSRVATLATGDKQPLNGVKNIIVVSSAKGGVGKSTTSVNLALGLQQQGAKVGLLDADIYGPSVPMMLGTVDEKPQSPDGKMMMPIESCGLYTNSVGYLVPAESATIWRGPMASKALQQIISETWWPDLDYLVIDMPPGTGDIQLTLAQQIPVTGAVIVTTPQDLALADAIKGVNMFDKVAVPVLGLVENMSYHICSNCGHHEPIFGCGGAEKMSKEQSIPLLAQLPLHIKIREDIDRGKPTVAASPESEQAAAYIQLAGEVASRLYWTGDAVAEQITIRTM; via the coding sequence ATGGCGGGAAACGAGGCAGCAATGCCATTTGAAAGCATTGCAGACATTAGCCGTTGGTTGAACCATTTTGAACATCCATGGTTACCGCACGAATGGGCGGATACACCCAATATCATTTCTGTTTCAGCCGAAGGTGGCGTGACCATTACTCTACCTTTTGCATCTGCATCAATCATAGAGCTGCTTCAGCATTGGATTGTTACTCAGCAGCAGCTTCATCACCTTGCACCCAATGTTGCTTTTACCGTTACCAGCCGTGTCGCCACGCTAGCAACAGGCGATAAGCAGCCGCTAAACGGTGTCAAAAACATTATTGTAGTCAGTTCTGCAAAAGGCGGGGTGGGGAAATCGACCACATCCGTTAACCTTGCTCTGGGTTTGCAACAGCAAGGAGCGAAAGTTGGTTTATTAGATGCTGATATTTATGGCCCTTCGGTCCCTATGATGTTGGGCACTGTTGACGAAAAACCACAGTCACCGGATGGCAAAATGATGATGCCAATCGAATCTTGTGGCTTATATACCAACTCAGTGGGTTATTTAGTGCCAGCAGAAAGCGCGACCATTTGGCGTGGCCCTATGGCATCAAAGGCGCTGCAACAAATAATCAGTGAAACATGGTGGCCTGATCTCGATTACTTGGTTATCGACATGCCGCCGGGTACAGGTGATATCCAGTTGACGCTTGCTCAGCAAATTCCGGTGACGGGTGCTGTGATTGTTACTACGCCGCAAGACCTTGCATTAGCTGATGCTATCAAGGGCGTGAATATGTTTGATAAGGTGGCTGTTCCTGTTTTAGGTTTGGTTGAAAATATGAGCTACCATATTTGTAGTAACTGTGGACACCATGAACCTATCTTTGGTTGTGGTGGCGCGGAGAAGATGTCGAAAGAGCAGTCGATTCCACTATTGGCGCAACTTCCGCTGCATATCAAAATCCGAGAAGATATTGACCGTGGCAAGCCAACGGTAGCGGCTTCGCCTGAGTCTGAACAAGCTGCGGCCTACATCCAATTAGCGGGTGAGGTAGCTAGTCGATTATATTGGACTGGTGATGCGGTAGCAGAGCAGATTACAATTCGCACAATGTAA
- the udk gene encoding uridine kinase, with protein MSENSHQCVIIGIAGASASGKSLIASTVYQELKEKVGDHQIGVITEDCYYNDQSHLSMDERVKTNYDHPSALDHNLLSDHLIQLMKGEAVEVPQYSYNEHTRMTETTTMTPKKVIILEGILLLTDPRLRDIMHASVFMDTPLDICLLRRLQRDVAERGRTMESVLKQYQKTVRPMFMQFIEPSKQYADIIVPRGGKNRIAIDVLKAHIAKLLKS; from the coding sequence ATGTCTGAAAATTCACACCAATGCGTCATTATCGGTATCGCAGGCGCGTCTGCGTCCGGTAAAAGTTTGATTGCCAGTACGGTTTACCAAGAGCTAAAAGAAAAAGTCGGCGATCATCAGATCGGTGTTATTACGGAAGATTGTTACTACAACGATCAAAGTCACCTGAGCATGGATGAGCGGGTTAAAACGAATTATGACCACCCAAGTGCGTTGGATCATAATCTTCTTAGCGATCATTTGATCCAGCTAATGAAAGGTGAAGCGGTAGAAGTACCTCAGTACAGCTACAATGAACATACTCGTATGACAGAAACGACCACGATGACACCAAAGAAAGTGATCATTTTGGAAGGTATTCTATTGCTTACAGACCCACGTCTACGTGACATCATGCACGCAAGTGTATTTATGGACACACCACTAGACATCTGTTTACTTCGTCGTCTTCAACGCGATGTTGCAGAGCGTGGTCGTACAATGGAATCTGTACTGAAGCAATACCAAAAGACGGTACGCCCTATGTTTATGCAGTTTATTGAGCCGTCTAAACAGTATGCAGATATCATCGTACCGCGTGGTGGTAAAAACCGTATCGCGATTGATGTATTAAAAGCACACATTGCTAAACTACTGAAATCGTAA
- the metG gene encoding methionine--tRNA ligase has protein sequence MAANPRKILVTCALPYANGSIHLGHMLEHVQADIWVRYQRLRGNDVHFICADDAHGTPIMLKAQQMGVEPEQMIAEVSKEHQADFAGFDINFSNYHSTHSDENRELASFVYTQLKEKGFITSRTISQLFDPEKEMFLPDRFVKGSCPKCKAEDQYGDNCDNCGETYSPTDLINPKSAVSGATPVMKDSEHFFFDLPQFEDMLKAWTKSGALQDETSNKMQEWFESGLQQWDISRDAPYFGFEIPGETGKFFYVWLDAPIGYMGSFKNLCDKRDDLDFDEYWKKDSTTELYHFIGKDIVYFHSLFWPAMLEGAGFRKPNNVYVHGYVTVNGAKMSKSKGTFIKAGTYLEHLDPECLRYYYAAKLNNRIDDLDLNLEDFTQRVNSDVVNKIVNLASRNAGFIAKRFEGKLSADFVEPELYAEFAGAADRIAELYEGREFSRAIREITALADKANQYVDEKAPWVVAKQEGKDQELQEICSVGINLFRVLMTYLKPVMPKLAERTEGFLNETLTWEGVAQPLTNHEVTKFKALFNRIDPKHVEAMVEASKEDAAAEQAAKAQAEAATKGPLDDEPIEAEIEFDDFAKVDMRIAKIVSCEEVPKANKLLKFQLDIGGEMRQVFSGIKSAYTPEELIGKHTVMVANLKPRKMKFGMSEGMILAAGPGGKDLWILEPHEGAQPGMRVM, from the coding sequence ATGGCTGCAAATCCGAGAAAAATTCTGGTGACCTGCGCCCTACCGTACGCTAACGGTTCTATCCACTTAGGCCACATGCTTGAACATGTGCAAGCGGATATTTGGGTGCGCTATCAACGCCTTCGCGGCAACGACGTTCATTTTATCTGTGCAGATGATGCACACGGTACGCCAATCATGCTTAAGGCTCAGCAGATGGGTGTTGAGCCAGAGCAAATGATTGCGGAAGTGAGCAAAGAACACCAAGCGGACTTTGCTGGCTTCGATATTAACTTCAGTAACTATCACAGCACACACTCAGATGAAAACCGTGAGCTAGCTTCATTTGTTTACACACAACTGAAAGAAAAAGGCTTTATTACTAGCCGTACTATCTCTCAGCTGTTTGATCCTGAGAAAGAAATGTTCCTGCCAGACCGTTTCGTTAAAGGTTCATGCCCTAAGTGTAAAGCAGAAGACCAATACGGCGACAACTGTGATAACTGTGGCGAAACATACAGCCCAACAGACCTGATTAACCCTAAATCAGCGGTTTCTGGCGCGACACCTGTCATGAAGGATTCTGAGCACTTCTTCTTCGACCTACCACAATTTGAAGACATGCTAAAAGCGTGGACCAAATCTGGCGCACTTCAAGACGAAACGTCTAACAAGATGCAAGAGTGGTTTGAGTCAGGCCTGCAACAGTGGGATATCTCTCGCGATGCACCTTACTTCGGTTTCGAAATCCCAGGTGAAACAGGCAAGTTCTTCTACGTTTGGCTAGATGCACCAATCGGCTACATGGGTTCTTTCAAAAACCTATGTGACAAACGTGATGATCTGGATTTTGACGAATACTGGAAGAAAGACAGCACCACAGAGCTTTACCACTTCATTGGTAAAGACATTGTTTACTTCCACAGCCTATTCTGGCCTGCAATGCTTGAAGGCGCAGGTTTCCGTAAGCCGAATAATGTTTACGTACACGGTTACGTAACTGTAAACGGCGCGAAAATGTCTAAGTCTAAAGGTACCTTCATTAAAGCAGGCACTTACTTAGAGCATTTAGACCCAGAATGCCTGCGTTACTACTACGCAGCGAAACTAAATAACCGTATTGATGACCTAGATCTTAACCTTGAAGATTTCACACAGCGTGTTAACAGCGATGTGGTGAACAAGATTGTTAACCTAGCGTCACGTAATGCTGGTTTCATTGCTAAACGCTTTGAAGGTAAGCTATCTGCTGACTTCGTAGAGCCTGAGCTATACGCTGAATTTGCAGGCGCTGCTGATCGTATTGCAGAGCTATACGAAGGACGTGAATTTAGCCGTGCTATTCGTGAAATCACAGCACTAGCTGATAAAGCTAACCAATACGTTGATGAAAAAGCACCTTGGGTTGTTGCGAAACAAGAAGGTAAAGACCAAGAACTACAAGAAATCTGTTCTGTAGGTATTAACTTGTTCCGCGTACTAATGACATACCTGAAACCAGTTATGCCTAAGCTTGCTGAACGTACAGAAGGTTTCCTAAATGAAACCCTAACGTGGGAAGGCGTTGCACAGCCACTAACTAATCACGAAGTGACTAAGTTTAAAGCGCTATTCAACCGTATCGATCCTAAACACGTTGAAGCGATGGTTGAAGCATCGAAAGAAGATGCAGCCGCAGAGCAAGCAGCGAAAGCACAAGCAGAAGCCGCAACAAAAGGCCCACTAGACGACGAGCCTATTGAAGCTGAAATCGAGTTCGACGACTTCGCTAAAGTGGATATGCGTATCGCTAAGATCGTTTCTTGTGAAGAAGTACCAAAAGCAAACAAGCTGCTGAAGTTCCAATTGGATATTGGTGGTGAAATGCGTCAGGTATTCTCTGGCATTAAATCAGCATATACACCTGAAGAGCTTATTGGTAAGCACACTGTCATGGTTGCTAACCTAAAACCTCGTAAGATGAAGTTTGGCATGTCAGAAGGTATGATCCTTGCGGCAGGCCCTGGTGGTAAAGATCTTTGGATCCTTGAACCACACGAAGGTGCACAGCCTGGTATGCGTGTGATGTAA